Proteins from a single region of Geothermobacter ehrlichii:
- a CDS encoding right-handed parallel beta-helix repeat-containing protein has protein sequence MRRLLWILVVLLLAGCAGRPAPVLELADTAISGDVVWQGEVRIRGVVTVKKSGRLTILPGTRVVFLPLDRDGDGIGDSELYVEGEIVAEGTAQAPILLTSGASRPQPADWKYLYCDFARRVSLRHVISEYAYSGVQVHFCKARIADSEFRFNVDGVRFSTVNLELSGNRIHHNRHGLRFEERRSTGRIHHNQISDNEIGLFVVTRSRGGILIERNNIVGSRSYQVKFGLQQRQDVPLPRNWWGTIDRGRLEEQLFDGRRDPALGRALIVEPLAAPVAIP, from the coding sequence ATGAGGCGACTGCTTTGGATTCTCGTTGTCCTTTTGCTCGCCGGTTGCGCCGGGCGGCCGGCGCCCGTTCTCGAACTGGCCGACACCGCCATTTCCGGCGATGTCGTCTGGCAGGGGGAGGTCCGCATCCGCGGGGTGGTGACGGTGAAGAAGTCGGGGCGATTGACCATCCTGCCTGGCACCCGGGTGGTGTTCCTGCCCCTCGACCGGGACGGTGACGGCATCGGCGACAGCGAACTCTACGTCGAGGGTGAAATCGTCGCCGAAGGCACGGCGCAGGCGCCGATCCTGCTGACCAGCGGTGCCAGCCGGCCGCAACCGGCCGACTGGAAGTATCTCTACTGCGATTTCGCCCGGCGGGTCAGCCTGCGGCACGTCATCTCCGAGTACGCCTACAGCGGCGTGCAGGTGCATTTCTGCAAGGCCCGCATTGCCGACTCTGAATTCCGGTTCAACGTCGACGGCGTGCGATTTTCAACCGTCAATCTCGAACTGTCCGGCAACCGCATCCACCACAACCGCCACGGCCTGCGTTTCGAGGAACGGCGGTCCACCGGCCGGATTCACCACAACCAGATCAGCGACAACGAGATCGGCCTGTTTGTCGTCACCCGCAGCCGGGGGGGCATTCTCATCGAGCGCAACAATATCGTCGGCAGCCGCTCCTACCAGGTCAAGTTCGGCCTGCAGCAGCGGCAGGACGTGCCTCTGCCCCGCAACTGGTGGGGGACCATCGACCGGGGGCGGCTGGAAGAGCAGCTGTTCGACGGCCGCCGCGACCCGGCCCTGGGACGGGCCCTGATCGTCGAACCCCTTGCCGCCCCGGTCGCCATCCCCTGA
- a CDS encoding spermidine synthase family protein: MVSASLDRRTCYGMFAISLAGLMYELILTRIFSVLMWYHFASMAISLALFGFAVAAMLVQLRPGRFPAERTGDICRRCCWGFVLSLVLFFGVFVLFRYWPQFGFRVLSFFHQPFYQPFQQGFYNKGVPLSLLPVLAGLYLVTALPFFFAGLAVTLLLRRHLRQIGRLYSWDLLGAGLGCLAVIGVLELVGGVGGLLLVAQAGLAAAACFGDGRRRWLRPLLAALLLVALLAGNLAFDFAGIRFVRGRYEPGLLWSAWNSFSRVAVYPSRGEELRQAWGLSRTYRGPIPQQLGMVVDDTGYTTLYRWPGEEGLGYFRDNVIALAWRLKEAPVGLVIGPGGGKDVLAALASGAQRVTALEINPLVAEAVNERFAAFTGALYRRPDVELAVDEGRSWIRRQNRRWDVIQASAVFGRMAPSAGAFTLSENNLYTLEAFRDYWEHLRPNGILSISRFIFERETLRLVSLGLAFLERQGVADPASHIVVIKERGLANFMLKKSPFTPDELARLRTMTARLAFQEVLMPDRRQGSDPFHRLVAGYASGTFYDEFPFDVTPTTDDRPFFYYMYKPADFLTLFTFPAQSRFEDRAVLILRNLLLVVGALTFVCLILPLLLFRRCELGRAGSGWRLLYFACLGLGFMLLEIGLLRRFILFLGQPIYALAVILFSLLVFSGLGSLLAGKIAAGREGRWLPPLLLVLVLLSQFCNYGLPPLLDALLDQPLALRCLLAAGLLAPLGLLLGMPLPLGMRLLHPDGRDLAWSWGVNGATGVLGSLLAVVVAMNWGYTLTLLAGGLVYLLALSPVLRLRSGGL; encoded by the coding sequence ATGGTTTCCGCATCCCTCGATCGCCGCACCTGCTACGGCATGTTCGCCATCTCCCTGGCCGGTCTGATGTACGAGCTGATCCTGACCCGGATCTTCTCGGTGCTGATGTGGTACCATTTTGCCTCCATGGCCATCAGCCTGGCCCTGTTCGGTTTCGCCGTCGCCGCCATGCTGGTTCAGCTGCGACCCGGCCGGTTTCCGGCGGAACGCACCGGCGACATCTGTCGCCGGTGCTGCTGGGGGTTCGTCCTGTCGCTGGTCCTCTTTTTCGGCGTTTTCGTCCTCTTCCGCTACTGGCCGCAGTTCGGCTTTCGGGTGCTCTCCTTCTTCCATCAGCCCTTCTACCAGCCTTTCCAGCAGGGGTTCTACAACAAGGGGGTGCCGCTCTCCCTGCTGCCGGTTCTGGCCGGTCTCTACCTGGTGACGGCGCTGCCGTTCTTTTTTGCCGGCCTGGCTGTCACCCTGCTTTTGCGTCGCCATCTGCGGCAGATCGGCCGGCTCTACAGCTGGGACCTGCTGGGAGCCGGGCTCGGCTGCCTGGCGGTGATCGGCGTTCTCGAACTGGTCGGCGGCGTCGGCGGTCTGCTGCTTGTGGCCCAGGCCGGACTGGCGGCGGCAGCCTGTTTCGGAGACGGCCGCAGGCGGTGGCTGAGGCCGCTGCTGGCGGCGCTGCTGCTGGTCGCCCTTCTGGCCGGCAACCTGGCTTTCGATTTCGCCGGCATCCGTTTCGTGCGCGGCCGCTACGAACCGGGACTGCTCTGGAGCGCCTGGAATTCCTTCTCCCGCGTCGCCGTCTATCCCTCGCGCGGCGAGGAGTTGCGCCAGGCCTGGGGGCTTTCGCGCACCTACCGGGGGCCGATACCGCAGCAGCTCGGCATGGTGGTCGACGACACCGGCTACACCACCCTCTACCGCTGGCCGGGCGAGGAGGGGCTTGGCTATTTTCGCGACAACGTCATTGCCCTGGCCTGGCGGCTGAAGGAAGCGCCGGTCGGACTGGTGATCGGGCCCGGCGGCGGCAAGGACGTGCTTGCCGCCCTGGCCAGCGGCGCACAGAGGGTGACGGCGCTGGAAATCAATCCGCTGGTGGCCGAGGCGGTCAACGAGCGTTTCGCCGCCTTTACCGGCGCGCTCTACCGGCGTCCCGATGTCGAGCTGGCCGTCGACGAGGGGCGCAGCTGGATCCGCCGGCAGAACAGGCGGTGGGACGTGATCCAGGCCTCGGCGGTGTTCGGACGCATGGCGCCCTCGGCCGGGGCCTTCACCCTGTCGGAGAACAACCTCTACACCCTGGAGGCCTTTCGCGACTACTGGGAGCATCTGCGGCCGAACGGCATCCTCTCCATCTCCCGCTTCATCTTCGAGCGGGAGACCCTGCGCCTGGTCTCGCTGGGGCTGGCCTTCCTCGAGCGGCAGGGCGTTGCCGACCCGGCGTCCCACATCGTCGTCATCAAGGAGCGGGGACTGGCCAACTTCATGCTCAAGAAGTCGCCGTTCACGCCGGACGAGCTGGCACGGCTGCGGACGATGACGGCGCGACTGGCCTTTCAGGAGGTGCTGATGCCCGACCGGCGGCAGGGGAGCGATCCCTTTCACCGCCTGGTGGCCGGCTACGCCTCGGGGACCTTCTATGACGAATTTCCGTTCGACGTCACCCCGACCACTGACGACCGGCCGTTTTTCTACTACATGTACAAGCCGGCCGATTTTCTCACCCTGTTCACCTTTCCGGCGCAGAGCCGTTTCGAGGACCGGGCGGTGCTGATCCTGCGCAACTTGCTGCTGGTGGTGGGCGCCTTGACCTTCGTCTGCCTGATCCTGCCCCTGCTCCTTTTCCGCCGGTGCGAGCTTGGCCGTGCTGGCAGCGGGTGGCGCCTGCTCTATTTCGCCTGCCTTGGTCTTGGTTTCATGCTGCTCGAAATCGGCCTGTTGCGCCGTTTCATTCTCTTTCTCGGACAGCCGATCTACGCGCTGGCGGTGATTCTCTTCAGCCTGCTGGTCTTTTCCGGTCTCGGTTCGCTGCTGGCCGGGAAGATAGCCGCCGGCCGCGAGGGACGCTGGCTGCCGCCGCTGCTGTTGGTACTGGTCTTGCTTTCCCAGTTCTGCAACTACGGTCTGCCGCCGCTGCTCGACGCCCTGCTCGATCAGCCCCTGGCGCTGCGCTGCCTGCTGGCCGCCGGCCTGCTGGCGCCCCTGGGCCTGCTGCTCGGCATGCCGCTGCCGCTGGGCATGCGCCTGCTGCATCCGGACGGCCGCGACCTGGCCTGGAGCTGGGGAGTCAACGGCGCCACCGGCGTGCTCGGTTCCCTGCTGGCGGTGGTAGTGGCCATGAACTGGGGCTATACCCTGACCCTGCTGGCGGGCGGACTGGTCTACCTGCTGGCGCTTTCGCCGGTGCTGCGCCTGCGGAGCGGCGGACTTTGA
- a CDS encoding alpha/beta fold hydrolase: MSQPLRYDEAGKGPAVVLLHGFPLCRRMWQPQMEALAAAGYRVIAPDLPGFGKSPLAGEASMDLYADAVVGLLDHLDLNQAVIGGMSMGGYVLCNLLDRYPQRASAAMFLVTRAAADDDEARARRTALAESARAGDLKPIADAFESILFAPGVGSRRPELVEQVRSWMLSTPPEGVAGGLLAMRDRRDMVIRLRDFDLPALVVGAELDVAVPLGHSQLLAGQLPQARLEVIPQAGHMANLEQPELFSSVLCDFLAGLQLAE; this comes from the coding sequence ATGTCGCAACCCCTTCGTTACGACGAGGCCGGCAAGGGGCCGGCCGTGGTGCTGCTGCATGGTTTTCCCCTCTGCCGTCGCATGTGGCAGCCGCAGATGGAAGCGCTGGCCGCCGCCGGTTACCGGGTGATCGCTCCCGACCTGCCCGGTTTCGGCAAATCGCCCCTTGCGGGGGAGGCGAGCATGGATCTCTACGCCGATGCCGTCGTCGGCCTGCTCGATCATCTCGATCTGAACCAGGCGGTGATCGGTGGCATGTCGATGGGCGGTTATGTCCTCTGCAACCTGCTCGACCGCTATCCGCAGCGTGCGAGCGCGGCGATGTTCCTGGTGACTCGGGCGGCGGCGGATGACGACGAGGCCAGGGCCCGGCGCACAGCCCTGGCCGAGAGCGCCCGCGCCGGCGATCTGAAGCCGATAGCCGACGCCTTCGAAAGCATCCTTTTCGCTCCCGGCGTCGGCAGCCGGCGTCCCGAGCTGGTCGAGCAGGTGCGGTCCTGGATGCTGTCGACGCCGCCGGAGGGCGTTGCCGGCGGTCTTCTCGCCATGCGCGATCGCCGCGACATGGTCATCCGGTTGCGCGATTTCGACCTGCCGGCGCTGGTGGTGGGGGCGGAACTGGATGTCGCCGTTCCCCTGGGACATTCACAGCTGCTGGCCGGGCAGCTGCCCCAGGCGCGACTGGAAGTGATTCCGCAGGCGGGCCACATGGCCAACCTGGAGCAACCGGAGCTGTTCAGCTCGGTGCTGTGCGATTTTCTCGCCGGCCTGCAGCTGGCGGAGTGA
- a CDS encoding MFS transporter has product MRLIFFATLLTLSTLYAPQPLLPVLAAEFGVSRDAIALLTTLTFIPLALAPLGYGYLLEAVEPRRVLRVCFLLLGLSAFVFAVSGSYALLLAVRLFQGMLVPALLTSLMTYVSRRSQSGEVQRTMAAYIAATILGGFLGRLCSGAIAGWLHWRASFWLLGASLLLCAVLLGRLPPAGGLALTRPRARLVLDVLRNGFFLRIYLAVFCLFLAFAAVMNFIPFRLTDISRHADEFRIGLMYSGYLMGVVTSLSAVRLARRFGGELPALLVGFSVYCVAILLLSVPRVAVLFADMFLFCGAMFLVHATASGWLNRFAGSHKGMVNGLYIAFYYGGGALGSSAPGPVYSRFGWNGVIVMLAVFALVGLLLTLSCRRFLRQGLSPVGGS; this is encoded by the coding sequence ATGCGTCTGATTTTTTTCGCCACCCTGCTCACTCTGTCGACTCTCTATGCGCCGCAGCCGCTGCTGCCAGTGCTGGCGGCCGAATTCGGGGTGTCGCGCGATGCCATCGCCCTGCTCACCACCCTGACCTTCATCCCGCTGGCGCTGGCGCCTCTCGGTTACGGCTATCTGTTGGAGGCGGTCGAACCGCGCCGGGTGCTGCGCGTCTGTTTTCTGCTGCTCGGGCTGAGTGCTTTCGTCTTCGCCGTTTCCGGCAGCTATGCGCTGCTGCTGGCGGTGCGCCTCTTTCAGGGCATGCTGGTGCCGGCCCTGCTCACTTCGCTGATGACCTATGTGTCGCGCCGATCGCAGTCGGGCGAGGTGCAGCGGACCATGGCCGCCTACATCGCTGCCACCATACTCGGCGGTTTTCTCGGCCGGCTCTGCTCCGGCGCCATCGCCGGCTGGCTGCACTGGCGCGCCAGCTTTTGGCTGCTCGGCGCGAGCCTGCTGCTGTGTGCCGTACTGCTCGGGCGGCTGCCTCCGGCCGGTGGACTGGCTCTTACCCGGCCGCGGGCCCGCCTGGTGCTCGATGTGCTGCGCAACGGCTTCTTTTTGCGAATCTACCTGGCGGTGTTCTGTCTTTTTCTGGCCTTTGCCGCGGTAATGAACTTCATTCCCTTCCGGTTGACTGACATCAGCCGCCATGCCGACGAATTTCGCATCGGTCTGATGTATTCCGGCTACCTGATGGGGGTGGTCACCTCGTTGTCGGCCGTCCGGCTGGCGCGCCGGTTCGGTGGCGAGCTGCCGGCCCTGCTGGTTGGTTTTTCCGTCTATTGCGTCGCCATCCTGCTGCTGTCCGTGCCGAGGGTCGCGGTCCTTTTCGCCGACATGTTCCTCTTCTGCGGCGCCATGTTCCTGGTTCATGCCACCGCCAGCGGCTGGCTCAACCGTTTCGCCGGCAGCCACAAGGGGATGGTCAACGGGCTCTACATCGCCTTCTACTACGGCGGCGGAGCTCTCGGTTCTTCGGCCCCCGGGCCGGTCTATTCCCGGTTCGGCTGGAACGGCGTGATTGTCATGCTGGCGGTGTTCGCCCTGGTCGGGCTGCTGCTGACGCTCTCCTGCCGGAGGTTTCTCAGGCAGGGGCTGTCGCCTGTCGGTGGCTCGTGA
- a CDS encoding right-handed parallel beta-helix repeat-containing protein has protein sequence MRVCLLVVLFICGWAVPARALVLETDTVWRGELVLNEPVTVPAGVTLRIEPGSRIRFGRGGLTVSGRILARGAQFAGKGWTGLVLKGLGSDSLLANCRLSGAMTAVTVESGAPRLEGLELRDNRIGIELRRKTEATISGCLFAGNSRVGLMIKDGSTAAVVDNRFENNGRFGAYIFRSRPRRFSGNRFSGHPTGLMVSHFGSDPLLEENCLTDNEVGVLIDRAARPVLRRNDIRDNDVGIRCFRRSDPLVEGNRISGNGTGVLIAYSSYPRLRGNDLSGNGVAVRLEYQSIVWEREKGSTARRQETAHGAFGSRPARQVAESDRRARNRDGWIDARDNWWGERATRQLERLGAGGNPDFIDDGRDRPTFEEGGRDWPLDRVRFAPWAKKAIVFP, from the coding sequence GTGAGAGTCTGCCTGCTGGTGGTGCTGTTCATCTGCGGCTGGGCCGTACCGGCCCGGGCCCTGGTGCTTGAGACGGACACCGTCTGGCGCGGCGAGCTGGTGCTGAACGAGCCGGTGACGGTGCCGGCCGGCGTGACCCTGCGGATCGAGCCGGGCAGCCGCATCCGTTTCGGGCGCGGCGGCCTGACCGTTTCCGGGCGGATTCTGGCCCGCGGGGCGCAGTTCGCCGGCAAGGGCTGGACCGGGCTGGTCCTCAAGGGACTGGGGAGCGACTCCCTGCTGGCCAACTGCCGGCTGAGCGGCGCCATGACTGCCGTCACCGTCGAGAGCGGCGCGCCCCGGCTTGAGGGGCTCGAGCTGCGCGACAACCGCATCGGAATCGAGCTGCGCCGCAAGACCGAGGCCACCATCAGCGGCTGCCTCTTCGCCGGCAACAGCCGGGTCGGCCTGATGATCAAGGACGGCTCGACGGCGGCGGTGGTCGACAACCGTTTCGAGAACAACGGCCGCTTCGGCGCCTACATCTTCCGCTCGCGGCCGCGCCGGTTCAGCGGTAACCGGTTCAGCGGGCATCCGACCGGACTGATGGTCAGCCATTTCGGTTCCGATCCGCTGCTGGAGGAGAACTGCCTGACCGACAACGAGGTGGGCGTCCTGATCGACCGTGCCGCCAGGCCGGTGCTGCGGCGCAATGATATCCGCGACAACGACGTCGGCATCCGCTGCTTCCGCCGCTCGGACCCGCTGGTCGAGGGCAACCGGATCAGCGGCAACGGCACCGGGGTGCTGATCGCCTACTCGAGCTATCCACGGCTGCGCGGCAACGACCTTTCCGGCAACGGCGTGGCCGTGCGTCTCGAGTACCAGTCGATCGTCTGGGAGCGGGAGAAGGGGAGCACCGCCCGCCGGCAGGAGACGGCGCACGGCGCCTTCGGCAGCCGCCCGGCGCGGCAGGTGGCCGAAAGTGACCGCCGGGCCCGCAACCGCGACGGCTGGATCGACGCCCGCGACAACTGGTGGGGCGAGCGGGCGACCCGGCAACTCGAACGGCTGGGAGCCGGCGGCAATCCCGATTTCATCGACGACGGCCGTGACCGGCCGACCTTCGAGGAGGGTGGGCGCGACTGGCCTCTCGATCGGGTCCGTTTCGCTCCCTGGGCGAAAAAAGCGATCGTTTTCCCATGA
- a CDS encoding right-handed parallel beta-helix repeat-containing protein: MFSRFLPASVFGLWLVLLAGPALALCYSGTLLGHSRWEGEVDLTGPVIVPADASLTIVAGTRVRVKEKTFKLTVRGRLRIEGSADEPVVFEAPAGWQGIELMETTGRSLIRQARFRGANQAIGSYGSDFEVVDSEFVDCDFGVHLLRESPPLIRGNRFVGGRVGVAVEMKSSPTIADNHFENLRETGIFASHSSRGTVTGNRFVGNGRGITLQQPYPDRIENNLFTGNDVGLFCNQTRNTPRIIGNRFEKNGKALVNYAFSYPLIRNNVFVDNGTAIRNDQFGSPQIEHNLLRGNDTAIYNYRKSNPQVENNQIEQNGLAIFCDYSSYPQVRNNNFIDNREAVRLGIYQSADWEKRSGSRALVMRQARARGSRNELLAQAPTRFVDRVDVSGNWWGKDSERLAAATEESNDPLFWDRHDQPTVVYEGFGDEAYALDRVVFSPVLQMPVDQAGPQAGP, translated from the coding sequence ATGTTCAGCCGGTTTCTGCCCGCTAGCGTTTTCGGATTGTGGCTGGTCCTGCTTGCGGGGCCGGCCCTGGCTCTCTGCTACTCGGGGACCCTGCTCGGCCACAGCCGCTGGGAGGGCGAGGTCGACCTGACCGGTCCGGTCATCGTTCCGGCCGACGCCAGCCTGACCATCGTCGCCGGTACCCGGGTGCGGGTGAAGGAGAAGACCTTCAAGCTGACCGTGCGCGGCCGGCTGCGGATCGAGGGGAGCGCCGACGAGCCGGTGGTGTTCGAGGCGCCGGCCGGCTGGCAGGGGATCGAGCTGATGGAGACGACCGGCCGCAGTCTGATCCGCCAGGCACGGTTTCGCGGCGCCAACCAGGCAATTGGCAGCTACGGTTCCGACTTCGAGGTTGTCGACAGCGAATTTGTCGACTGCGATTTCGGTGTTCATCTGCTGCGGGAATCGCCGCCGCTGATCCGGGGAAACCGCTTTGTCGGCGGCCGGGTCGGGGTAGCGGTGGAGATGAAGTCGAGCCCGACCATCGCCGACAATCATTTCGAAAATCTCAGAGAGACCGGCATCTTCGCCTCGCACAGCAGTCGCGGTACGGTGACCGGCAACCGGTTCGTCGGCAACGGCCGCGGCATCACCCTGCAGCAGCCCTATCCCGACCGGATCGAAAACAACCTTTTTACCGGCAACGACGTCGGCCTGTTCTGCAACCAGACCCGCAACACGCCGCGGATCATTGGCAACCGGTTCGAGAAGAACGGCAAGGCTCTGGTCAACTACGCCTTTTCCTATCCGCTGATTCGGAACAACGTCTTCGTCGACAACGGCACAGCCATCCGCAACGACCAGTTCGGCTCGCCGCAGATCGAGCACAACCTGCTGCGCGGCAACGACACCGCGATCTACAACTATCGCAAGTCGAACCCGCAGGTGGAGAACAACCAGATCGAACAGAACGGACTGGCCATCTTCTGCGACTATTCGTCCTATCCGCAGGTCAGGAACAACAATTTCATCGACAACCGCGAGGCTGTTCGGCTCGGCATCTACCAGAGCGCCGACTGGGAAAAACGCTCCGGCTCCCGGGCGCTGGTCATGCGGCAGGCGCGGGCCCGCGGAAGCCGCAACGAACTGCTGGCCCAGGCGCCGACCCGGTTTGTCGACCGGGTCGACGTCTCGGGCAACTGGTGGGGGAAAGACAGCGAACGACTGGCCGCCGCCACGGAAGAGAGCAACGATCCGCTCTTTTGGGACCGTCACGACCAGCCGACGGTGGTCTACGAGGGGTTCGGTGACGAGGCCTATGCTCTTGACCGGGTAGTGTTCTCGCCCGTTTTGCAGATGCCGGTCGACCAGGCCGGACCGCAGGCCGGACCATGA
- a CDS encoding MSCRAMM family protein produces MRWLWAMLMVGLLALPASAAVIEGRVVDGEEPAAGVRVAAHADLDPGSEPVNTAISDPDGLYRLELPPGRYALFGKSADGRRFAFSGRNPVRLASSDLWIGLQLVPVGEVRRRDYDDAYSAGLEGVVTFGGRPLAGAVVHLYLDTTEGLKGQGYRMSPPTGSDGRFYFDGLPDSDYYLVARWRSNGELVGPVRTGDRIGFFAGNPLHLAAGELVSVALPLVEKQASQGSRETFGEASETRVEGRVVDAQGRPVAGVHVFAYTSRVIGHQRPAALSPPTGDDGRFRLDLPAGGTFYVGARQRYGDSPAPGELFGMFDETADHGLTIAAGEVRRGMRIVVEPVSLE; encoded by the coding sequence ATGAGGTGGCTCTGGGCGATGCTGATGGTCGGTCTGCTCGCCCTGCCGGCGTCGGCGGCGGTGATCGAGGGCCGGGTGGTCGACGGTGAGGAGCCGGCGGCGGGGGTGCGGGTCGCCGCCCATGCCGACCTCGATCCCGGCAGCGAGCCGGTGAATACGGCAATCAGCGACCCGGATGGTCTCTACCGGCTCGAGCTGCCGCCGGGGCGCTACGCCCTGTTCGGAAAGAGCGCCGACGGGCGGCGCTTTGCCTTCAGCGGGCGCAACCCGGTCCGGCTCGCCTCTTCCGACCTCTGGATCGGCCTGCAGCTCGTTCCCGTCGGCGAGGTGCGCCGCCGGGACTACGACGACGCCTACAGCGCCGGGCTGGAGGGCGTGGTGACCTTTGGCGGCCGTCCGCTGGCCGGGGCGGTGGTCCATCTCTACCTCGACACCACCGAGGGGCTCAAGGGGCAGGGTTACCGCATGTCGCCGCCGACGGGGAGCGACGGCCGTTTCTACTTCGACGGTCTGCCGGACAGTGACTACTACCTGGTGGCGCGCTGGCGAAGCAACGGCGAGCTGGTCGGGCCGGTGCGGACCGGCGACCGGATCGGCTTCTTTGCCGGCAATCCGCTGCATCTGGCCGCCGGCGAGCTGGTTTCCGTTGCGCTGCCACTGGTCGAGAAGCAGGCTTCGCAAGGCAGCCGCGAAACGTTTGGCGAGGCGAGCGAGACGCGCGTCGAGGGCCGGGTGGTCGACGCCCAGGGCCGGCCGGTCGCCGGCGTCCATGTCTTTGCCTATACCAGCCGGGTGATCGGTCATCAACGGCCGGCGGCCCTGTCGCCGCCCACAGGGGATGACGGACGGTTTCGGCTGGACCTTCCTGCCGGCGGAACCTTCTATGTCGGCGCCCGGCAGCGTTACGGCGATTCACCGGCGCCCGGCGAACTGTTCGGCATGTTCGACGAGACAGCCGACCATGGTCTGACCATCGCCGCCGGCGAGGTGCGACGCGGTATGCGTATCGTGGTCGAGCCGGTCAGCCTGGAGTGA
- a CDS encoding carboxypeptidase-like regulatory domain-containing protein, translating into MRRLVCWTILMLLAATAAQAASGARGRVAWRGELVPGVRIFAYRQIADITGGEAVAVSTPTALDGTWQLTLPPGRYYMVARSFTGRPQAGDYFCYYSGSPVEVVDGHFTNVGFNLIRVPEERPAKRARVSGIEGEITYQDELLEQVYLYVYRDTKSGFKGPAYNIVPVEKGRFRLRLPPGEYWLLARKRQQGGRYGPVNIGDWFNYYYGNPVRIEPGMVRHIRLETITRLSNLEQGEELPFHGVRGRVVGPDGAPAAGLHVFAYRQPQMTGTPAHFSPPTDSVGRFQLRLPAGRWYLLARQSFGGPAAGGELYGKYAGSPDHGIDLKQDQVVEEITIHVQPVSAR; encoded by the coding sequence ATGCGCAGACTTGTCTGTTGGACGATTCTTATGCTGCTGGCGGCGACGGCGGCCCAGGCGGCCTCCGGAGCCAGGGGGCGGGTCGCCTGGCGCGGCGAGCTGGTCCCCGGGGTGCGGATCTTCGCCTACCGGCAGATCGCCGACATCACCGGCGGAGAGGCGGTGGCGGTCTCAACGCCGACCGCCCTCGACGGCACCTGGCAGCTCACGCTGCCGCCCGGCCGCTACTACATGGTGGCGCGCTCCTTCACCGGTCGGCCGCAGGCGGGCGACTACTTCTGCTATTACAGCGGGTCGCCGGTGGAGGTGGTGGACGGTCATTTCACCAACGTCGGTTTCAACCTGATCCGGGTGCCGGAAGAGCGGCCGGCGAAACGGGCGCGGGTTTCGGGCATCGAAGGGGAGATCACCTACCAGGACGAGCTTCTCGAGCAGGTCTACCTCTACGTCTACCGGGACACGAAATCCGGCTTCAAGGGGCCGGCCTACAACATCGTGCCGGTGGAGAAGGGCCGTTTCCGCCTGCGGCTGCCGCCGGGCGAGTACTGGCTGCTGGCGCGCAAGCGGCAGCAGGGCGGGCGATATGGGCCGGTGAACATCGGCGACTGGTTCAACTACTACTACGGCAACCCGGTACGCATCGAACCGGGCATGGTGCGGCATATCCGGCTGGAGACGATCACCCGGCTGTCGAACCTGGAGCAGGGGGAGGAACTGCCCTTCCACGGTGTCCGCGGCCGGGTCGTCGGGCCGGACGGCGCGCCGGCGGCCGGTCTGCACGTCTTCGCCTACCGGCAGCCGCAGATGACCGGTACCCCGGCCCATTTTTCGCCGCCGACCGACAGTGTCGGCCGTTTCCAGCTCAGGCTGCCGGCCGGCCGCTGGTACCTGCTGGCCCGCCAGTCGTTCGGCGGTCCCGCCGCCGGCGGGGAGCTGTACGGCAAGTACGCCGGCAGCCCGGATCACGGCATCGACCTGAAACAGGACCAGGTCGTGGAGGAGATCACCATTCATGTTCAGCCGGTTTCTGCCCGCTAG
- a CDS encoding MBL fold metallo-hydrolase, translated as MLQDGYSMMKLTFLGTRSSLLQQHPHHRQHSSLLVECDGHRVMIDCGGDFGEQLSRIAPDALVLTHAHEDHAGGLAAGSPCPVHLTEATARILRRQGYDPERWQPAEKLSLVFGRLRIRSFAVYHSLRAPAVGLRLEDGRSCCIYLSDVAMLGKNASFLAGADLYIGDGTCFGDELVRIEQGVPCGHAAITSQLAWAATAGIRRVLMTHCGPEICRDEDRAQRTIAGLGARLGLQAAFARDGQSVVLAE; from the coding sequence ATGCTTCAGGACGGATACTCGATGATGAAACTGACCTTTCTCGGCACCCGCTCAAGTCTGCTGCAACAGCACCCGCATCATCGCCAGCACAGTTCGCTGCTGGTCGAATGCGACGGCCACCGGGTCATGATCGACTGCGGCGGCGATTTCGGCGAACAACTGTCGCGCATCGCGCCCGATGCCCTGGTGCTGACCCACGCCCACGAGGATCACGCCGGCGGACTGGCCGCCGGCAGCCCCTGCCCGGTCCATCTGACAGAGGCAACCGCCCGAATCCTCCGCCGGCAGGGATACGACCCGGAGCGCTGGCAACCGGCAGAGAAACTGTCCCTGGTTTTTGGCCGGCTGCGCATCCGCTCCTTCGCCGTGTACCATTCCCTGCGGGCGCCGGCAGTCGGCCTGCGCCTGGAGGATGGCCGCTCCTGCTGCATCTACCTGTCGGATGTCGCCATGCTCGGCAAAAACGCATCCTTTCTGGCCGGCGCCGACCTCTACATCGGCGACGGCACCTGCTTCGGCGATGAACTGGTCCGCATCGAGCAGGGCGTCCCCTGCGGTCATGCCGCCATCACCAGCCAGCTGGCCTGGGCGGCGACAGCGGGCATCCGCCGGGTATTGATGACCCACTGCGGACCGGAGATCTGCCGGGATGAAGACCGGGCACAGCGAACCATCGCCGGCCTCGGCGCCCGTCTCGGCCTGCAGGCCGCCTTCGCCCGCGACGGACAGTCCGTCGTCCTGGCGGAGTGA